A genomic window from Silene latifolia isolate original U9 population chromosome Y, ASM4854445v1, whole genome shotgun sequence includes:
- the LOC141630941 gene encoding uncharacterized protein LOC141630941 codes for MIGFWNVRGLNSPTKQKHIKWFLHHHDIGLFGLLETKVKPSSLNQIRQNICEGWCISTNSHCHKGGRVWLLWKPHMYQIHFIEYNAQFIHVCVDELATGESYHLTMIYAFNGVQERKILWLKLEQFSNKIRGPWLLCGDFNTVLRPSERLGGQTIDEEMEDFQHCVDHCNVLDMPATGSYFTWNNKQEANTRVYSRLDRALVNHEWVLKKPDYAAHFHVEGYFDRTPCIIQDTKFGSSSRKSFKFFNMWSGVDDFIPCVSKVRDCPVYGTPMFCFVRRLKMLKKPLKELNSALFEDVENNAIRARKHLEYVQDQLRRDHSNFDLMDIERQAGKDFQELQKACDSFLLQKSKATWLKEGDSNSSYFHSCIKGRQARNKIFKVADDQGVWTEPGQIQQALLRFYQGLLGTEDAVKQVNVQVVKRGPVCTAEHWDIMLAFVSTWR; via the coding sequence ATGATAGGCTTCTGGAATGTTAGGGGGCTCAATAGTCCAACAAAACAGAAACACATCAAGTGGTTCCTGCACCATCATGACATTGGACtatttggtctccttgagacGAAGGTAAAGCCTTCGTCTCTAAATCAAATCAGGCAGAATATATGTGAAGGCTGGTGTATTTCTACTAATTCTCATTGCCATAAAGGAGGAAGAGTTTGGTTATTATGGAAACCTCATATGTATCAAATTCACTTCATTGAGTATAATGCTCAATTTATCCATGTGTGTGTTGATGAGCTAGCTACTGGTGAGTCTTATCATCTCACCATGATCTATGCTTTTAATGGAGTCCAGGAAAGGAAAATTCTGTGGTTAAAACTTGAGCAGTTCTCAAACAAAATCAGGGGTCCTTGGCTGCTGTGTGGAGATTTTAATACAGTGTTAAGACCTTCTGAAAGGCTTGGGGGGCAAACAATAGATGAAGAAATGGAAGACTTTCAACATTGTGTGGACCACTGTAATGTTCTTGATATGCCTGCTACTGGATCTTACTttacttggaataacaagcagGAAGCCAATACTAGAGTTTATAGCAGATTGGATAGGGCCTTAGTCAATCATGAGTGGGTTCTGAAGAAGCCTGATTATGCTGCCCACTTCCATGTGGAAGGTTACTTTGACCGTACTCCTTGTATTATACAGGATACCAAATTTGGCTCTAGCAGtaggaagagcttcaaattttTTAATATGTGGAGTGGGGTGGATGATTTTATCCCATGTGTTAGTAAGGTTCGGGATTGTCCTGTTTATGGTACTCCCATGTTTTGTTTTGTGAGGAGATTGAAAATGCTTAAGAAACCATTGAAGGAATTGAATAGTGCTCTTTTTGAGGATGTTGAGAATAATGCTATAAGAGCTCGAAAGCATCTTGAATATGTTCAGGATCAGTTGAGAAGGGATCATAGTAATTTTGATCTTATGGACATTGAGAGGCAAGCTGGTAAAGATTTTCAGGAGCTTCAGAAAGCTTGTGATAGTTTCCTGCTTCAGAAATCAAAGGCAACTTGGTTGAAAGAAGGGGACTCAAATTCTAGTTATTTCCACAGTTGCATTAAAGGGAGACAAGctagaaacaaaattttcaaagtTGCTGATGATCAGGGTGTGTGGACTGAACCTGGCCAGATTCAGCAAGCTTTATTGAGATTCTATCAAGGTTTACTGGGCACGGAGGATGCTGTGAAACAGGTTAATGTTCAGGTAGTAAAAAGAGGCCCTGTATGTACTGCTGAACATTGGGATATCATGTTGGCTTTTGTATCGACTTGGAGATAA
- the LOC141630942 gene encoding uncharacterized protein LOC141630942 — MEILSRILRGIHQQSQVSYHPKCGKLGLNHLIFVDDLMLFVKGDTPSVQAITSSLDSFALLSGLHANLEKPNIYMAGIRDNIKQEILTVTVYTEGLFPFRYLGVPLNAGKLNKTMFTDLIAKVQKVLNHWSTYKLSYAGKEKNTHSESWRSILLVRDELLNMGGNGPAAERLLSGCVKKGCIQLSLLYDKFRRKGNPISWGATVWHRAVLPKHSVFLMLVMQQKLATIDKLNHRGISLVNRCVLCKADNETHKHLFFQCIFSTAIWHQVLHWLRMQHRTSKLSKEVHWIAGKKVRKHWKAQWFSSCLGATVYSLWEERNLKIFQGLEHDIDYVVKRIQYFVSIRLLSVNSPSKEGEIIGSLNA; from the exons ATGGAAATCCTCTCTAGGATTTTAAGAGGCATTCATCAACAGTCTCAAGTTTCCTACCATCCTAAATGTGGGAAATTGGGGCTCAATCATTTAATTTTCGTTGATGACCTGATGCTATTTGTTAAGGGAGACACTCCATCTGTCCAAGCTATCACCTCCTCACTGGATTCTTTTGCTTTACTGTCTGGTCTGCATGCTAATCTAGAAAAACCTAACATTTACATGGCTGGAATAAGAGATAATATCAAGCAGGAAATCTTAACTGTCACTGTTTATACTGAAGGTCTCTTCCCTTTCAGATATTTGGGTGTACCCTTAAATGCTGGTAAGCTTAATAAGACCATGTTTACAGACCTTATTGCAAAAGTTCAGAAAGTGTTGAATCACTGGTCTACTTATAAGCTTTCTTATGCTGGGAAA GAGAAAAATACTCACTCTGAGAGTTGGAGGAGTATTTTGCTGGTTAGAGATGAGCTGCTGAACATGGGGGGAAATGGACCAGCTGCTGAACGTTTACTGTCTGGCTGTGTCAAGAAGGGATGCATTCAACTATCCTTACTTTATGATAAGTTTCGCAGGAAAGGTAATCCAATCAGTTGGGGGGCAACAGTCTGGCACCGAGCTGTTCTGCCTAAGCACAGTGTATTTCTTATGCTTGTTATGCAACAAAAACTGGCTACTATTGATAAATTGAACCATAGGGGGATCTCACTGGTTAACAGGTGTGTTCTATGCAAAGCTGATAATGAAACGCATAAACACTTGTTCTTTCAGTGCATTTTTTCTACTGCTATATGGCATCAAGTTTTGCATTGGTTAAGAATGCAGCACAGGACGTCTAAACTGAGTAAAGAGGTGCACTGGATAGCGGGTAAGAAGGTCAGGAAGCATTGGAAGGCTCAATGGTTTTCTAGCTGCTTGGGGGCTACAGTTTATAGTCTATGGGAGGAAAGAAATCTCAAAATTTTTCAGGGGTTAGAACATGATATTGATTATGTTGTCAAACGCATACAATATTTTGTTAGCATACGATTATTGTCTGTAAATTCTCCCTCAAAAGAAGGGGAGATTATAGGGTCATTAAATGCTTGA